Proteins encoded within one genomic window of Gadus macrocephalus chromosome 18, ASM3116895v1:
- the LOC132446298 gene encoding ubiquitin-conjugating enzyme E2 D4-like isoform X2: protein MGPNDSPYQGGVFFLTIHFPTDYPFKPPKITFTTKIYHPNINSNGSICLDILRSQWSPALTVSKVLLSICSLLCDPNPDDPLVPDIAHIYKNDKEKYNKLAKEWTLKHAIM, encoded by the exons ATGGGCCCA AATGACAGTCCATACCAAGGGGGAGTCTTCTTCCTCACCATACATTTCCCCACCGACTACCCCTTCAAGCCCCCCAAG aTTACGTTCACGACCAAAATCTATCACCCAAATATCAACAGCAACGGGAGCATCTGTCTGGACATCCTCCGCTCCCAGTGGTCCCCGGCCCTTACCGTATCCAAGG TGTTGCTGTCCATATGTTCGTTGCTGTGTGACCCCAACCCAGATGACCCCTTAGTCCCGGACATAGCCCATATTTACAAGAACGACAAAGAGAA ATACAACAAATTAGCCAAGGAATGGACCCTCAAGCATGCAATTAtgtga
- the LOC132446298 gene encoding ubiquitin-conjugating enzyme E2 D4-like isoform X1: MAMKRIKRELDELKKDPPAQCSAGLAADDLFHWQATIMGPNDSPYQGGVFFLTIHFPTDYPFKPPKITFTTKIYHPNINSNGSICLDILRSQWSPALTVSKVLLSICSLLCDPNPDDPLVPDIAHIYKNDKEKYNKLAKEWTLKHAIM; the protein is encoded by the exons ATGGCAATGAAAAGAATAAAGAGG GAGCTGGACGAATTAAAGAAAGATCCTCCGGCACAGTGTTCTGCTGGACTAGCTGCGGACGACT TGTTTCATTGGCAGGCAACCATAATGGGCCCA AATGACAGTCCATACCAAGGGGGAGTCTTCTTCCTCACCATACATTTCCCCACCGACTACCCCTTCAAGCCCCCCAAG aTTACGTTCACGACCAAAATCTATCACCCAAATATCAACAGCAACGGGAGCATCTGTCTGGACATCCTCCGCTCCCAGTGGTCCCCGGCCCTTACCGTATCCAAGG TGTTGCTGTCCATATGTTCGTTGCTGTGTGACCCCAACCCAGATGACCCCTTAGTCCCGGACATAGCCCATATTTACAAGAACGACAAAGAGAA ATACAACAAATTAGCCAAGGAATGGACCCTCAAGCATGCAATTAtgtga